The Streptomyces albofaciens JCM 4342 genome has a segment encoding these proteins:
- a CDS encoding SsgA family sporulation/cell division regulator, protein MPHVIDQAVHARLIATAPRSRRVPARLRYDSGDPFAVRVVFPPAASLDGTEVAWTFARDLLAAGLREPSGRGDVRIWPCGPEYTMLEFHTAGGLAMVQFQARDLRGFLMRSYGVVPLGGEGRYLDVEADLAALLREA, encoded by the coding sequence ATGCCCCATGTCATCGACCAAGCCGTGCACGCCCGTCTGATCGCGACCGCGCCCCGGTCGCGCCGGGTTCCCGCCCGGCTGCGCTACGACAGCGGCGACCCGTTCGCCGTGCGCGTCGTCTTCCCTCCGGCGGCGTCGCTGGACGGGACCGAGGTGGCGTGGACGTTCGCCCGCGACCTGCTGGCGGCGGGCCTGCGGGAGCCGTCCGGCCGGGGCGATGTGCGCATCTGGCCGTGCGGCCCGGAGTACACGATGCTGGAGTTCCACACCGCCGGCGGTCTGGCCATGGTCCAGTTCCAGGCCCGCGACCTGCGCGGGTTCCTGATGCGGTCGTACGGTGTCGTGCCCCTCGGCGGCGAGGGCCGGTACCTGGACGTCGAAGCCGACCTCGCCGCCCTGCTCCGCGAGGCGTAG
- a CDS encoding GNAT family N-acetyltransferase yields MNAPAPVTVTDDRAAHRFEARLGGEVAGVAAYLRAEGLLALVHTEVDPVYEGNGVGSALTRHALDTARADGLRVLAVCPFVAGWMERHPEYRDLVYENRSKVTD; encoded by the coding sequence ATGAACGCGCCGGCCCCGGTGACGGTGACCGACGACCGCGCCGCCCACCGCTTCGAGGCCCGGCTCGGCGGCGAAGTGGCGGGGGTGGCCGCCTATCTGCGCGCCGAGGGGCTGCTCGCCCTCGTCCACACCGAGGTGGATCCGGTGTACGAGGGCAACGGCGTCGGTTCGGCGCTGACCCGGCACGCGCTGGACACCGCGCGGGCGGACGGACTGCGGGTGCTGGCCGTGTGCCCGTTCGTCGCGGGCTGGATGGAGCGGCATCCCGAGTACCGGGACCTGGTGTACGAGAACCGCAGCAAGGTCACGGACTGA
- a CDS encoding sigma factor: protein MSETSAVSEASDDYARIYEREHPRLVGYARSLTTSAWLAEDLVAEAHFRVWRRIRAGHPIDNVPAYLRTTIRHLATTVGAAAAREIPRDPGDGGQTWPAAGPAAESADPAQHVAYVDLLARVMERLPRRWATALWLAEAEDQPLEAVGAAIGAGKGATAVLLHRAREGLRQAFLGTVPGTPHDPACERYWERLPAYVRGEATAKQTDAVAGHLADCADCRSRLALLTRANDRLPALTGPALLVLLAGGSAKFLLPLAGAGAGAAAAGGGHAAGSGALASVRTSLRHLLRGQIGQAGPVGAAVAGVGVAVVAGVAVAAGGVLAGGDAGAPAERAAAATPRPGGVGTARPGAGPGRAAPGATPDRSATSVPAVPGHAPSTDADAVPAGRGTARAAEAPPAAPGEPVPTATGRSGPVPGPTGSGTGAGPGPRPTPSAPTAGPTGPTAEPTTGPTGGPTTRPTDRPTPTPTRIPTPTPTPTPTPDPSPSGHCHWVWWGRIPFRVCRAA, encoded by the coding sequence ATGTCCGAGACATCCGCGGTGTCCGAGGCGTCGGACGACTACGCCCGGATCTACGAGCGCGAGCACCCGCGCCTGGTCGGGTACGCACGGTCGCTGACCACGAGCGCCTGGCTCGCGGAGGACCTGGTCGCCGAGGCGCACTTCCGGGTCTGGCGCCGGATCCGCGCCGGACACCCCATCGACAACGTGCCCGCCTACCTGCGCACCACCATCCGGCACCTCGCCACCACGGTCGGCGCGGCGGCCGCCCGTGAGATACCGCGGGACCCCGGGGACGGCGGGCAGACGTGGCCCGCGGCCGGACCGGCGGCCGAGTCCGCCGACCCGGCACAGCACGTCGCCTACGTCGACCTCCTCGCCCGCGTCATGGAGCGGCTGCCCCGGCGCTGGGCGACGGCGCTGTGGCTGGCGGAGGCCGAGGACCAGCCGCTGGAGGCGGTCGGCGCGGCGATCGGCGCGGGCAAGGGCGCGACGGCCGTACTGCTGCACCGGGCCCGGGAGGGGCTGCGGCAGGCGTTCCTGGGCACGGTGCCCGGCACACCGCACGACCCGGCCTGTGAACGGTACTGGGAGCGGCTGCCCGCGTACGTACGGGGCGAGGCCACCGCCAAGCAGACCGACGCGGTGGCCGGCCACCTCGCCGACTGCGCCGACTGCCGGTCCCGGCTGGCGCTGCTGACCCGGGCCAACGACCGGCTGCCCGCGCTCACCGGCCCGGCGCTGCTGGTGCTGCTGGCGGGCGGTTCGGCGAAGTTCCTGCTGCCGCTGGCGGGGGCCGGGGCAGGGGCCGCCGCGGCCGGTGGCGGACACGCGGCGGGCAGCGGCGCGCTCGCCTCCGTGCGTACTTCCCTACGGCACCTGCTGCGCGGCCAGATCGGCCAGGCCGGGCCGGTCGGCGCCGCCGTGGCGGGGGTCGGCGTGGCGGTGGTCGCCGGAGTGGCGGTGGCCGCGGGCGGCGTGCTGGCCGGCGGCGACGCGGGAGCACCGGCCGAGCGGGCGGCAGCGGCGACGCCGCGGCCCGGCGGAGTCGGCACGGCGCGGCCGGGCGCCGGACCCGGCCGGGCCGCGCCCGGGGCGACGCCGGACCGGTCGGCGACGTCCGTACCCGCGGTTCCGGGCCACGCGCCGTCCACGGACGCCGACGCCGTACCGGCCGGACGCGGTACGGCGCGCGCAGCGGAGGCGCCACCGGCCGCCCCGGGGGAACCCGTACCGACCGCCACCGGGCGGTCGGGGCCGGTTCCGGGACCGACCGGATCGGGCACGGGCGCCGGACCGGGCCCACGGCCGACGCCGTCCGCGCCGACCGCCGGGCCGACAGGGCCCACGGCGGAGCCGACCACCGGACCGACCGGTGGACCCACCACCCGCCCCACGGACCGGCCGACACCCACCCCGACCCGTATCCCGACTCCCACTCCCACACCCACACCCACACCAGATCCGTCCCCGTCCGGTCATTGCCACTGGGTCTGGTGGGGCCGGATCCCGTTCCGGGTCTGCCGGGCCGCCTGA
- a CDS encoding aldo/keto reductase — protein MRTTTLGSTGPEVGVIGLGCMGMTHAYDPDGRDDATSVEVIRQAIDLGVTLIDTADVYGPYTNEELVGRALAGGHRERVVLATKVGLETGEITPDNTSGLVRNGRPEHIRRSIDASLRRLGTDHVDLYQLHRVDPDVPVEESWGALAEAVRAGKARHIGLSEPTVEEIRRAQAVHPVASVQSELSLWTRDVLGEVLPYCEEQGIAFLPFSPLGRGFLTGSITSFDELAEDDFRRRLPRFQQDALKANLELVAKVRAIAGQYGASPAQVALAWVLAQGRFVVPIPGTKTPKYLVDNAGAADVTLPPEALAELDALPAAAGTRY, from the coding sequence ATGCGCACCACCACGCTCGGCAGCACCGGCCCCGAGGTAGGCGTCATCGGCCTCGGCTGCATGGGCATGACCCACGCCTACGACCCGGACGGCCGGGACGACGCCACCTCGGTCGAGGTGATCCGGCAGGCGATCGACCTCGGGGTGACGCTGATCGACACGGCCGACGTCTACGGCCCGTACACCAACGAGGAGTTGGTGGGCCGGGCGCTGGCGGGCGGGCACCGGGAGCGGGTGGTGCTCGCGACGAAGGTGGGGCTGGAGACCGGGGAGATCACGCCGGACAACACCAGCGGGCTGGTGCGCAACGGCCGCCCCGAGCACATCCGCCGCTCCATCGACGCCAGCCTGCGCCGTCTGGGCACCGACCACGTGGACCTCTACCAGCTGCACCGGGTGGACCCGGACGTGCCGGTCGAGGAGAGCTGGGGCGCGCTGGCCGAGGCCGTGCGGGCGGGCAAGGCCCGGCACATCGGCCTGTCGGAGCCGACCGTCGAGGAGATACGGCGGGCCCAGGCGGTGCACCCGGTCGCCTCCGTGCAGTCCGAACTGTCGCTGTGGACCCGGGACGTGCTCGGTGAGGTCCTGCCGTACTGCGAGGAGCAGGGCATCGCCTTCCTGCCGTTCTCGCCGCTCGGCCGCGGCTTCCTGACCGGCAGCATCACCTCGTTCGACGAGCTGGCGGAGGACGACTTCCGGCGCCGGCTGCCGCGCTTCCAGCAGGACGCGCTGAAAGCCAACCTGGAGCTGGTGGCCAAGGTCCGCGCCATCGCCGGGCAGTACGGCGCCTCCCCCGCGCAGGTGGCCCTCGCCTGGGTGCTCGCCCAGGGCCGGTTCGTCGTGCCGATCCCCGGCACCAAGACGCCCAAGTATCTGGTGGACAACGCGGGCGCGGCGGACGTGACCCTGCCGCCCGAGGCGCTGGCCGAACTCGACGCGCTCCCGGCTGCCGCGGGCACCCGGTACTGA